A window of Alphaproteobacteria bacterium contains these coding sequences:
- a CDS encoding dimethyl sulfoxide reductase anchor subunit, protein MKPAFSVLFLTTLIGMGQGLLIALVAGQFYFVIGTGNEQDSGLFYATGSAAGLALLGLGLVASFFHLSHPERGMRSIVRWRTSWLSREVLLLPACMGLAFMYGAAHWFGIAPVLITFGNQKSLDLTMAIGFLLAASCAMLFIATGMIYACVRFIKEWATPMTVVNYTLMGLSSGFAAAAIVAAVENALLRDFLAGWAALFTLLAFAAKGVTLWRNKHLPAPFSLKSAIGVHHGSIRQLSQGFNGRSFNTIEFFTRIHPEVKPWLIGLMLVFGFAAPSALLLAGWADRYLPALIVALPIQYVGLLAERWLFFASGQHVQNVYYQRKS, encoded by the coding sequence ATGAAACCCGCCTTCTCGGTTCTGTTCCTCACCACCCTGATCGGCATGGGCCAAGGCCTGTTGATCGCCCTGGTGGCCGGACAATTCTACTTCGTCATCGGCACCGGCAACGAGCAAGACAGCGGCCTGTTCTACGCCACAGGCAGCGCCGCCGGTCTGGCCCTGCTGGGATTGGGGCTGGTGGCCTCGTTCTTCCATCTGTCGCATCCCGAGCGCGGCATGCGCTCGATCGTGCGTTGGCGCACCTCGTGGCTGTCCAGAGAAGTGCTTCTGCTGCCCGCCTGCATGGGCTTGGCCTTTATGTACGGCGCCGCGCACTGGTTCGGCATCGCGCCGGTGCTCATCACCTTCGGCAATCAGAAAAGCTTGGACCTGACCATGGCCATCGGCTTCCTGCTGGCCGCCAGCTGCGCCATGCTGTTCATCGCCACCGGCATGATCTATGCCTGCGTGCGCTTCATCAAGGAATGGGCGACGCCCATGACGGTGGTTAACTACACGCTGATGGGCCTGTCGTCGGGCTTCGCCGCCGCCGCCATCGTTGCCGCCGTCGAGAACGCGTTGCTGCGCGATTTTCTGGCGGGCTGGGCCGCCCTGTTCACGTTGCTGGCCTTCGCCGCCAAGGGCGTCACCTTATGGCGCAACAAGCATCTGCCAGCGCCCTTCTCGCTGAAAAGCGCCATCGGCGTGCATCACGGCAGCATCCGCCAGTTAAGCCAGGGCTTCAACGGCCGTTCCTTCAACACCATCGAATTCTTCACCCGCATCCATCCCGAGGTGAAACCCTGGCTGATCGGCCTGATGCTGGTCTTCGGCTTCGCGGCCCCTTCGGCCCTGCTGCTGGCTGGCTGGGCCGACCGCTATCTGCCCGCCCTGATCGTGGCCTTGCCGATCCAGTATGTCGGGCTGCTGGCCGAACGCTGGCTGTTCTTCGCCAGCGGCCAGCATGTGCAGAACGTGTATTATCAAAGGAAGTCGTAG
- a CDS encoding 4Fe-4S dicluster domain-containing protein, with amino-acid sequence MSRKQLALVIDLNICVGCHACVTSCKEWNTSGWAGPMSDTDPYGADPLGVFFNRVQTFEAGEFPHTETIHFPKSCLHCEEPPCVPVCPTGASFKREEDGIVLVDYDKCIGCKYCSWSCPYGVREFDFKQGVMKKCTLCADRVYDETLPEDRRKPACVLACPAGARLFGDISDPASEASQAIRDNAGFQIMPEMGTRPANHYLPRRKTKMVIHDDELMRADNPLLKEGELPRPQLSEPFLDDITSW; translated from the coding sequence ATGTCACGCAAGCAACTCGCCCTCGTCATCGATCTCAACATCTGCGTGGGCTGCCACGCCTGCGTCACCAGTTGCAAGGAATGGAACACGTCGGGCTGGGCCGGACCGATGAGCGACACCGATCCCTACGGCGCCGACCCGTTGGGCGTTTTCTTCAATCGCGTGCAAACTTTCGAGGCGGGCGAATTCCCCCACACCGAAACCATCCATTTCCCGAAGTCCTGCCTGCATTGCGAAGAGCCGCCCTGCGTGCCGGTCTGCCCCACCGGGGCCAGCTTCAAGCGCGAGGAAGACGGCATCGTGCTGGTCGACTACGACAAATGCATCGGCTGCAAATATTGCTCGTGGAGTTGCCCCTACGGGGTGCGCGAATTCGATTTCAAACAAGGCGTGATGAAGAAATGCACGCTGTGCGCGGATCGCGTCTATGACGAAACCCTGCCCGAGGATCGGCGCAAACCCGCCTGCGTGCTGGCATGTCCGGCGGGGGCGCGCCTGTTCGGCGACATTTCCGATCCGGCCAGCGAGGCATCGCAGGCCATCCGCGACAATGCCGGCTTCCAGATCATGCCCGAAATGGGCACGCGTCCAGCCAACCACTATCTGCCCAGGCGCAAGACCAAGATGGTCATCCATGACGACGAATTGATGCGGGCCGACAACCCGCTTTTGAAGGAAGGCGAATTGCCGCGTCCGCAGCTTTCCGAACCTTTCCTCGACGACATCACGAGCTGGTAA
- a CDS encoding molybdopterin oxidoreductase family protein translates to MKDPRDACDQSLGRTEVKTTTCYMCACRCGIRVHLRDGEVRYIEGNPNHPLNQGVICAKGASGIMKQYSPARLRKPLKRKEGTERGAGQFEPIEWGEAFQMLEDRLGHIRATDPKKFALYTGRDQMQALTGLFAKQFGTPNYAAHGGFCSVNMAAGMIYTIGGSFWEFGGPDLDRAKLFIMIGTAEDHHSNPMKIALGKFKKQGGRVIAVNPVRTGYAAIADEWVPIRPGTDGALFLALIHEIIELGLFDRDFLIQYTNSAELVNMEEESDEFGLFVRTGEPEDPGCYDPQNKLWWDINSDQPTASRKPGTEGRLMGNYQLGDGRKVKPAFQLLKERVKTYTPEWAEGITGIPAATIRRLAHEMGVTARDHKIELPIAWTDCWGKEHDTVTGNPVAFHAMRGLAAHSNGFHAIRALSILMTVLGTIDRPGGFRHKAPFPRPIPPCAKPPKRPEAVQPNEPLAGLLLGWPADPDDLFVDEKGGPVRLDKGFSWEYPLSVHGLMHNAITNAWRGDPYPIDTLLLFMANMAWNSSMNTVEIRKMLVDKNEDGTYKIPFLVVCDAFHSETVDFADLVLPDTTYLERHDVMSLLDRPISEFDGPVDSVRIPVLPPKGDSKPFQEVLIEIGSRLKLPAFVNAKGERKFRDYPDFIVNYETEPGSGIGFLAGWRGKGGERFMSGEPNPQQWDMYARNDNHFHYELPRSYQYMRNWNKGYLQWARHHRLIRYDEPILLHVYSEVLQKFRLAAEGKTKGRQPPDAMRERIKTFMDPLPFYYAPLEWRYSDPIQYPLSAITQRPMAMYHSWDSQNAWLRQIHTDNYLFLHPSVGHANAFEDGDWIWVESQWGKVRCRARFSESVEPGTVWTWNAIGKGPGNWGLKPDANESKKGFLLNHLISEEIPCPAKGKDAPISNSDPVTGQAAWYDVRVRVYKADPHGPEETWPQFETRKALPGMIAFTKRVRNFFAGKSEG, encoded by the coding sequence ATGAAAGACCCTCGCGACGCCTGCGACCAGTCATTGGGCCGCACGGAAGTCAAGACGACGACCTGCTACATGTGCGCCTGCCGCTGCGGCATCCGCGTTCATTTGCGCGACGGCGAGGTCCGCTATATCGAGGGCAACCCGAACCATCCCCTGAACCAGGGCGTGATTTGCGCCAAGGGCGCTTCGGGCATCATGAAGCAGTACTCGCCCGCACGCCTGCGAAAGCCCTTAAAGCGCAAGGAAGGCACGGAGCGCGGCGCTGGACAGTTCGAACCCATCGAGTGGGGCGAGGCCTTCCAGATGCTGGAAGACCGCCTGGGCCATATCCGCGCCACCGATCCCAAGAAATTCGCCCTTTATACCGGGCGCGACCAGATGCAGGCCCTGACCGGCCTGTTCGCCAAACAGTTCGGCACGCCCAATTACGCCGCCCATGGCGGCTTCTGTTCGGTCAATATGGCCGCGGGCATGATCTACACAATCGGCGGTTCATTCTGGGAATTCGGCGGACCCGATCTTGACCGCGCCAAGCTGTTCATCATGATCGGCACCGCCGAGGATCATCATTCGAACCCGATGAAGATCGCGCTGGGCAAGTTCAAGAAGCAGGGCGGGCGCGTCATCGCGGTCAATCCGGTGCGCACCGGCTATGCCGCCATCGCCGATGAATGGGTGCCCATCCGCCCCGGCACCGACGGCGCTTTGTTCCTGGCGCTGATTCATGAAATCATCGAACTGGGCCTGTTCGACCGCGACTTCCTGATCCAGTACACCAACTCGGCCGAATTGGTGAACATGGAGGAAGAAAGCGACGAGTTCGGCCTGTTCGTGCGCACCGGCGAGCCTGAGGATCCGGGCTGCTACGATCCGCAGAACAAACTGTGGTGGGACATTAATTCCGACCAGCCGACCGCCTCGCGCAAACCCGGCACCGAAGGCCGTCTGATGGGCAATTACCAGCTTGGCGACGGGCGCAAGGTCAAGCCCGCCTTCCAATTGCTGAAGGAACGCGTGAAGACCTACACGCCGGAATGGGCCGAGGGCATCACCGGCATCCCAGCCGCCACCATCCGCCGCCTGGCCCATGAAATGGGCGTCACCGCGCGCGACCACAAGATCGAGCTGCCCATCGCCTGGACCGACTGCTGGGGCAAGGAACACGATACCGTCACCGGCAATCCGGTGGCCTTTCACGCCATGCGCGGCCTGGCCGCCCATTCCAACGGATTCCACGCCATCCGGGCGTTGTCGATTCTGATGACGGTGCTGGGCACCATCGACAGGCCGGGCGGATTCCGCCACAAGGCCCCCTTCCCGCGCCCGATTCCGCCCTGCGCCAAGCCGCCCAAGCGCCCCGAAGCCGTGCAGCCCAATGAACCGCTGGCTGGCCTGCTGCTGGGCTGGCCCGCCGATCCCGACGACTTGTTCGTCGATGAAAAGGGCGGCCCGGTGCGGCTCGACAAGGGCTTCTCGTGGGAATATCCGCTTTCCGTCCATGGCTTGATGCACAACGCCATCACCAACGCTTGGCGGGGCGATCCGTACCCCATCGACACCCTCTTGCTGTTCATGGCCAACATGGCCTGGAACTCGTCGATGAACACGGTCGAGATCAGGAAGATGCTGGTCGACAAGAACGAGGACGGGACCTACAAGATTCCGTTCCTGGTGGTGTGCGACGCCTTCCATTCCGAAACCGTGGATTTCGCCGATCTGGTGCTGCCCGACACCACCTATCTGGAACGCCACGATGTGATGAGCTTGCTCGACCGTCCGATCTCGGAATTCGACGGGCCGGTCGATTCGGTGCGCATCCCGGTGTTGCCGCCCAAGGGTGATTCCAAACCCTTCCAGGAAGTGCTGATCGAAATAGGATCGCGCCTGAAGCTGCCCGCTTTCGTAAACGCCAAGGGCGAGCGCAAGTTCCGCGATTATCCCGACTTCATCGTCAATTACGAAACCGAGCCGGGATCGGGCATCGGATTCCTAGCCGGATGGCGCGGCAAGGGCGGCGAGAGGTTCATGTCGGGCGAACCCAATCCCCAGCAATGGGACATGTACGCCCGCAACGACAACCACTTCCATTATGAACTGCCGCGCAGCTATCAATACATGCGCAATTGGAACAAGGGTTATCTGCAGTGGGCGCGCCACCATCGCCTGATCCGCTACGACGAACCCATCTTGCTGCATGTCTATTCCGAAGTGCTGCAGAAGTTCCGTCTGGCCGCCGAGGGCAAGACCAAGGGCCGCCAGCCGCCCGACGCCATGCGCGAGCGCATCAAGACCTTCATGGACCCGCTGCCCTTCTATTACGCGCCTCTGGAATGGCGCTACAGCGATCCCATTCAATATCCCTTAAGCGCCATCACCCAACGCCCGATGGCGATGTATCATTCCTGGGATTCGCAGAACGCTTGGCTGCGCCAGATTCACACCGACAACTATCTGTTCTTGCATCCGTCGGTGGGCCACGCCAACGCTTTCGAAGATGGCGATTGGATCTGGGTGGAAAGCCAGTGGGGCAAGGTGCGCTGTCGCGCCCGCTTCTCGGAATCGGTGGAACCTGGCACCGTCTGGACTTGGAACGCCATCGGCAAAGGGCCTGGAAATTGGGGGCTGAAGCCCGACGCCAATGAATCGAAAAAGGGCTTCTTGCTGAACCATCTGATCAGCGAGGAGATTCCCTGTCCGGCCAAAGGCAAGGACGCGCCGATTTCGAATTCCGACCCCGTCACCGGCCAAGCCGCTTGGTACGACGTGCGCGTGCGCGTCTACAAGGCCGACCCGCACGGCCCGGAAGAAACCTGGCCCCAATTCGAAACCAGGAAAGCGCTGCCCGGCATGATCGCCTTCACCAAACGGGTACGCAATTTCTTTGCCGGAAAGAGCGAGGGCTGA
- a CDS encoding NnrS family protein, whose amino-acid sequence MTALWQMGFRPFFALAMLSGMGMPVLWALIYSGVLASPPTSFTPAQWHAHEMFFGFGMALLAGFLLTATKNWVGVRGYHGRWLQFLAAAWLIERLGMWFQASLPPFLFLLSNNLFLLAAVGMLGWTLIRNRKTDSYSDNGFFLALLPMLLLAKHLLLSADWALMGQSMAIGLFRLAFLIMLERTLSQFMKGLFGVSILRKPWLDMSIKVLALIAVFESLLPPALAAGLALLLALLLAGRFAFWKPQLAFTRLDIGIMHLGYLGIVLHLLVTFAIYAVPFEPVGSLAVHVFTFGVIGLVTPAMMIRISKGHTGRRVVFERPDKIVLWIMMAAFVFRVVAPQIVPSAFALFVNLSAVCWFAAFGTLVWRYLPFLCQPRVDGNPG is encoded by the coding sequence ATGACGGCACTTTGGCAGATGGGCTTTCGCCCCTTTTTCGCTCTGGCCATGCTGTCGGGCATGGGCATGCCGGTTCTGTGGGCGCTGATCTATTCCGGCGTTCTTGCTTCGCCGCCGACATCTTTTACGCCCGCGCAATGGCACGCCCATGAAATGTTCTTCGGCTTCGGCATGGCGCTGCTGGCGGGATTTCTGCTGACCGCTACCAAGAACTGGGTTGGCGTGCGCGGCTATCATGGCCGCTGGCTGCAATTTCTGGCCGCCGCTTGGTTGATCGAGCGCCTCGGCATGTGGTTCCAGGCAAGTTTGCCGCCCTTCCTGTTCCTGCTTTCAAACAATCTGTTCTTGCTGGCCGCGGTGGGCATGCTGGGCTGGACCTTGATCCGCAATCGCAAGACCGATTCCTACAGCGACAATGGCTTCTTCCTGGCTCTGTTGCCCATGCTTTTGCTTGCCAAGCACCTGTTGCTGAGCGCCGACTGGGCGCTGATGGGGCAAAGCATGGCCATCGGCCTGTTTCGTCTGGCCTTCCTGATCATGCTGGAACGCACGCTTAGCCAGTTCATGAAAGGCCTGTTCGGCGTTTCGATCCTAAGAAAGCCTTGGCTGGACATGAGCATCAAGGTTCTGGCGCTGATCGCCGTTTTCGAGAGCTTGTTGCCGCCTGCCCTGGCGGCGGGACTGGCTTTGCTGCTGGCCCTTCTGCTGGCTGGCCGCTTCGCCTTCTGGAAGCCGCAACTGGCCTTCACGCGCCTGGATATCGGCATCATGCATCTGGGCTATCTGGGCATCGTCTTGCATCTGCTGGTGACCTTCGCAATCTACGCGGTTCCGTTCGAACCGGTGGGAAGTCTGGCCGTTCACGTCTTCACCTTCGGGGTGATCGGTTTGGTGACGCCCGCCATGATGATTCGCATCTCCAAGGGCCATACCGGGCGGCGGGTGGTTTTCGAAAGACCCGACAAGATCGTGCTGTGGATCATGATGGCGGCTTTCGTCTTCAGGGTGGTTGCGCCGCAAATCGTTCCCTCGGCCTTCGCGCTGTTTGTCAATCTTTCTGCGGTTTGCTGGTTTGCCGCCTTCGGAACGTTGGTTTGGCGCTATCTGCCCTTTTTGTGCCAGCCCAGGGTGGATGGGAATCCTGGTTAA
- the modC gene encoding molybdenum ABC transporter ATP-binding protein has product MPLHIHLRQKAPILLEASLTCHPGKVLALFGPSGGGKTTLLRAVAGLFRPEEGTISCNDKSWLDTKKGICLPPQARRVGFVFQNYALFPHMTALGNVMIAMGHLPKNGQLSAAQRLLMRAGLDESLHARKPAQLSGGQQQRVAIARALAREPEVLLLDEPFSALDTLLKKELLPFVSRLAHDAAIPVIFVSHAMDEVLQLADDIALLDKGRVAAQGPLEEILSDIRLKPLTGRYDAGAVMHAAIDGHDDKFKLTILRLKGGARLKVGQAQAPVGAEVRLRIHARDVGLALTPPWDISIQNILPGVVVDVQESDGHLADVLLHVGGTEPDAANHGTPLWSQVTRYSVSQLGLRPGSRVYALIKAISIARADLAQIQG; this is encoded by the coding sequence ATGCCGCTGCACATCCACCTTCGACAGAAAGCGCCCATTTTGCTCGAAGCCAGCCTGACTTGCCATCCCGGCAAAGTACTGGCGCTCTTTGGCCCCTCTGGCGGCGGCAAAACAACCCTGCTGCGCGCCGTCGCCGGACTGTTCCGCCCTGAAGAAGGGACGATTTCCTGCAACGACAAGTCTTGGCTGGATACGAAGAAGGGCATCTGCCTGCCGCCGCAAGCCAGAAGGGTTGGTTTCGTCTTTCAGAACTACGCCCTTTTTCCTCACATGACGGCGCTGGGCAATGTGATGATCGCCATGGGGCATCTTCCTAAGAACGGCCAGCTAAGCGCCGCACAACGATTGCTGATGCGCGCGGGTCTTGACGAAAGCCTGCATGCTCGCAAACCGGCCCAACTGTCGGGCGGCCAGCAGCAGCGCGTGGCAATTGCAAGGGCGCTGGCCCGCGAACCAGAAGTCCTGCTGCTGGACGAACCCTTTTCGGCTTTGGATACGCTTCTGAAGAAGGAACTGCTGCCCTTCGTCTCGCGCTTGGCCCACGATGCCGCGATACCGGTGATCTTCGTCAGCCACGCCATGGACGAAGTGCTGCAACTGGCCGACGACATCGCCCTGCTCGATAAGGGGCGCGTCGCCGCCCAAGGCCCCTTGGAAGAGATTCTGTCCGACATTCGTTTAAAGCCGCTGACCGGACGCTACGATGCTGGCGCGGTCATGCACGCCGCCATCGACGGGCATGACGACAAATTCAAGCTGACCATCCTGCGCTTGAAGGGCGGGGCGCGCCTGAAGGTGGGACAGGCCCAGGCCCCCGTCGGCGCCGAGGTGCGCTTGCGCATTCATGCCCGCGACGTCGGCCTAGCCCTGACGCCGCCCTGGGACATCAGCATCCAGAATATCCTGCCCGGCGTGGTGGTGGATGTGCAGGAAAGCGACGGCCATCTGGCCGATGTCTTGCTTCATGTCGGCGGCACCGAACCCGACGCCGCCAACCACGGCACGCCGCTTTGGTCGCAGGTGACGCGTTACTCGGTGTCGCAGCTTGGCCTTAGGCCGGGATCGAGGGTCTATGCCCTGATCAAGGCGATTTCAATCGCCAGGGCCGATCTGGCGCAAATTCAGGGTTAA
- the modB gene encoding molybdate ABC transporter permease subunit: MDWEALRLSLALGAWTVGILMPIGIFVGRWLAWSHFRGKGLVEALLALPLVLPPTVLGYYLLVSMGTRSPFGQAFEAAFGHGLVFTFEGLVLASILVNLPFAIQPMQRAFEAIPVEVREAGACSGLSSWRMLIRIELPLAWSGILTAIVLSFTHTLGEFGVVLMVGGSIPGETKTIAIAIYDRVQAFDTESAGMMAALLLALSFVTIGTSYALSNRKRQG, translated from the coding sequence ATGGACTGGGAAGCGCTTCGACTTTCCCTTGCCCTGGGCGCCTGGACGGTCGGCATCTTAATGCCTATTGGCATTTTCGTCGGTCGCTGGCTGGCTTGGTCGCATTTCAGGGGCAAGGGGCTTGTCGAAGCGCTGCTGGCCTTGCCTCTGGTTCTGCCGCCCACTGTTCTCGGCTATTATCTGCTGGTCTCGATGGGGACGCGTTCCCCATTCGGCCAAGCCTTCGAGGCAGCCTTCGGTCATGGCTTGGTCTTTACGTTCGAGGGACTGGTGCTTGCCTCCATCCTCGTCAATCTGCCCTTCGCCATCCAACCGATGCAGCGCGCTTTCGAAGCCATTCCGGTTGAGGTGCGCGAGGCAGGAGCCTGCTCGGGCCTGTCATCCTGGCGCATGCTGATCAGAATAGAGCTGCCGCTGGCCTGGTCTGGCATTCTGACCGCCATCGTTCTCAGCTTTACCCATACGCTGGGCGAGTTCGGCGTCGTGCTGATGGTGGGCGGCAGCATTCCCGGCGAGACGAAAACCATCGCCATCGCCATCTATGATCGTGTCCAAGCCTTTGACACCGAGTCGGCGGGCATGATGGCAGCTCTGCTGCTGGCCCTTTCCTTCGTCACCATCGGCACCAGTTACGCGCTCAGCAACCGCAAGCGTCAAGGGTAG
- the modA gene encoding molybdate ABC transporter substrate-binding protein, which translates to MKRFLSSLAALFLVLALPGLARAQENAPVIAAASDLQFALSELAEQFTKETGKTVKLSFGSSGNFFNQIKEGAPFEMYLSADESYVFDLTKEGLTQGEGALYAVGRIVLIVPPGSTLKADGSLKDLASALKAGTIKKFAIANPEHAPYGRAARAALKTAGLWDMLEDKLVLGENVSQAAQFATSGSTQGGIIAYSLALSPKLLALGKFDLIPAEWHDPLRQRMALTKKAGETAKMFYAYVQSPAARAVFKKYGFVLPGEK; encoded by the coding sequence ATGAAGCGCTTTCTTTCTTCGCTTGCAGCCCTCTTTCTTGTCCTGGCCTTGCCCGGTCTGGCCCGCGCCCAGGAAAACGCGCCGGTCATCGCTGCAGCTTCGGATTTGCAATTCGCACTGTCGGAACTGGCGGAACAGTTTACCAAAGAAACCGGCAAGACGGTCAAGCTGTCCTTTGGCTCGTCTGGAAATTTCTTCAATCAAATCAAGGAGGGGGCGCCTTTCGAAATGTATTTGTCGGCGGACGAATCCTATGTTTTCGATCTGACGAAGGAAGGATTGACGCAAGGCGAGGGCGCCCTTTATGCCGTAGGCCGCATCGTGCTGATCGTTCCTCCTGGCTCGACGCTGAAAGCCGACGGGTCGCTCAAGGATCTTGCATCCGCCCTAAAGGCGGGGACCATCAAGAAATTCGCCATTGCCAACCCAGAGCACGCCCCTTATGGCCGCGCCGCCCGCGCCGCCCTGAAAACCGCAGGCTTGTGGGATATGCTGGAAGACAAACTCGTGCTGGGTGAAAATGTCTCGCAGGCAGCGCAGTTCGCCACCTCGGGATCGACCCAGGGCGGCATCATCGCCTACTCCCTGGCCCTGTCGCCCAAACTGTTGGCGCTGGGAAAGTTTGATTTGATCCCCGCCGAATGGCACGATCCTCTGCGCCAACGCATGGCGCTGACGAAGAAGGCAGGGGAAACCGCCAAAATGTTCTACGCCTATGTCCAGTCACCGGCCGCCAGGGCCGTTTTCAAGAAATACGGTTTCGTCCTGCCGGGCGAGAAGTAG
- a CDS encoding acyl carrier protein, producing the protein MSDIAERVKKIVVEHLGVEEAKVTESASFIDDLGADSLDTVELVMAFEEEFGCEIPDDAAEKILTVKDAIDFIQKNAK; encoded by the coding sequence ATGAGCGATATCGCCGAGCGCGTCAAAAAGATCGTTGTCGAACACCTGGGCGTCGAAGAAGCCAAGGTTACCGAGAGCGCCAGCTTCATCGACGATCTGGGCGCCGACAGCCTGGACACGGTTGAGTTGGTCATGGCTTTCGAAGAGGAATTCGGCTGTGAAATCCCCGATGACGCCGCCGAGAAGATCCTGACCGTCAAGGACGCCATCGACTTCATCCAGAAGAACGCCAAGTAA
- the fabF gene encoding beta-ketoacyl-ACP synthase II, translating to MRRVVVTGMGMVSPLGCSVDATWANLIEGRSGIKYIDRFDVSDLAAKVAGLIPMGKDDPKLFDADRYVPPKDQRKMDDFILYAMAAGLQAVEDAGIADIPEEDKLRTGVMVGSGIGGLGTIQDAAVVLKEQGPRRISPFFIPSSLVNLATGHLSIKYGFKGPNHSAVTACATGAHAIGDAARLIQFEDADIMVAGGTEAAVCRLGIAGFAAARALCTSFNDRPTEASRPWSKDRDGFVMGEGAGVVVLEELEHAKKRGAKIYAELVGYGLSGDAYHITAPSEDGDGAYRCMKAAMKRAGVNPEDVDYVNAHGTSTMADTIELGAVKRAFGDAAYKISMSSTKSAIGHLLGAAGAVEAIFSILSIRDQVVPPTLNLREPDEGCDLDLVPLEAKKRKVRAALSNSFGFGGTNAALIFKAAP from the coding sequence ATGCGACGTGTTGTCGTTACGGGAATGGGAATGGTGTCGCCGCTGGGTTGCAGCGTCGATGCCACTTGGGCCAATCTGATCGAAGGCCGGTCGGGAATAAAATATATCGACCGGTTTGACGTCTCTGACCTGGCGGCCAAGGTCGCCGGGCTCATTCCCATGGGCAAGGACGATCCCAAGCTGTTCGACGCCGACCGTTACGTGCCGCCCAAAGACCAGCGCAAGATGGATGACTTCATCCTTTACGCCATGGCCGCGGGTCTGCAGGCGGTCGAGGATGCGGGCATTGCCGACATTCCGGAAGAGGACAAGCTGCGCACCGGCGTCATGGTCGGTTCGGGCATCGGTGGCCTTGGCACGATTCAAGATGCCGCCGTCGTTCTGAAGGAGCAGGGACCCCGGCGCATCTCCCCCTTCTTCATTCCGTCCAGTCTGGTCAATTTGGCGACGGGTCACCTGTCGATCAAATACGGCTTCAAGGGTCCCAACCATTCGGCGGTCACGGCCTGCGCCACCGGCGCCCACGCCATTGGCGACGCGGCCCGGCTGATCCAGTTCGAGGACGCCGACATCATGGTGGCGGGCGGCACCGAGGCGGCGGTCTGCCGTCTGGGCATCGCCGGTTTCGCGGCGGCCCGGGCGCTGTGCACCAGCTTCAATGATCGTCCCACCGAGGCGTCGCGCCCCTGGAGCAAGGATCGCGACGGCTTCGTCATGGGCGAAGGGGCGGGCGTGGTCGTGCTGGAAGAGCTTGAGCACGCCAAGAAGCGCGGCGCCAAGATCTATGCCGAACTGGTGGGCTATGGCCTGTCGGGCGACGCCTATCACATTACCGCCCCGTCCGAGGACGGGGATGGCGCCTATCGCTGCATGAAGGCGGCGATGAAGCGGGCGGGCGTCAATCCCGAAGACGTTGACTATGTGAACGCCCACGGCACTTCGACCATGGCCGATACGATCGAATTGGGTGCCGTGAAGCGGGCTTTCGGCGACGCCGCCTACAAGATTTCCATGTCCTCCACCAAATCGGCGATTGGCCATTTGCTGGGGGCGGCGGGTGCCGTCGAGGCCATCTTCTCGATCCTGTCGATTCGCGACCAAGTCGTGCCGCCCACGCTTAACCTGCGCGAACCCGACGAAGGCTGCGATCTCGATCTGGTTCCCCTGGAGGCCAAGAAGCGCAAGGTGCGCGCCGCCCTTAGCAATTCCTTCGGCTTTGGCGGCACCAACGCCGCACTGATCTTCAAAGCCGCTCCCTGA